One segment of Purpureocillium takamizusanense chromosome 7, complete sequence DNA contains the following:
- a CDS encoding uncharacterized protein (EggNog:ENOG503NUNN~TransMembrane:7 (o41-60i72-94o106-126i146-171o186-209i240-262o277-296i)~COG:S) yields the protein MSTNSPPGGPGGQLEQLKKPGPPYPPQGAGLGGQPTTGVDVPISAVMLALFVASAALNMTILQLNMRRGHKFVLSGVLFGFSMARITANVMRIVWACYPRNVRVAIAANILTNAGVLLLFIVNLILAQRILRAYQPRLGWCRPVRLGFRGLYAAVVACLVMVITAAVYSFYTLDADKLTKIRDVQLFAVTFLAVLAFLPVPIVALALLLPRQTTTITGGGGIGVGQPVDPFGTGSMRTKIALVLFTTTLLALGAGFRAGIAYIKRPADHPAWFHHKAAYYCFNYTIELIVVFTYALSRFDRRFWIPNGSCKPGDYSRGGDGSGDNNNNDKDAVEEGFRLSAEQQGQEDRERDWEARAKAETERGMPS from the exons atgtCGACCAACTCTCCGCCGGGCGGCCCAGGAGgccagctcgagcagctgaAGAAGCCG GGCCCCCCGTACCCTCCCcagggcgccggcctcggcggccagcccacgacgggcgtcgacgtgcccaTCTCGGCCGTCATgctcgccctcttcgtcgcctcggcggcgctcaacATGACCATCCTGCAGCTCAACATGCGGCGCGGGCACAAGTTCGTGCTCTCGGGCGTGCTCTTCGGCTTCTCCATGGCGCGCATCACCGCAAACGTCATGCGCATCGTCTGGGCCTGCTACCCGCGCAacgtccgcgtcgccatcgccgccaacatcCTCACCAACGCGGGCGTCCTGCTCCTCTTCATCGTCAACCTcatcctcgcgcagcgcatccTCCGCGCCTACCAGCCGCGGCTCGGGTGGTGCCGCCCCGTGCGCCTCGGCTTTCGTGGGCTgtacgccgccgtcgtcgcatgCCTCGTCATggtcatcaccgccgccgtgtacAGCTTCTACACCCTCGACGCGGACAAGCTGACCAAGATTCGCGACGTCCAGCTCTTCGCCGTCaccttcctcgccgtcctcgccttcctgcccgtccccatcgtcgccctcgccctgctcctcccgcggcaaaccaccaccatcactggcggcggcggcatcggcgtcggccagcccgtcgaccccttcggcaccggcagcatGCGCACCAAaatcgccctcgtcctcttcaccaccaccctgctcgccctcggcgccggcttccgcgccggcatcgcctACATCAAGCGACCCGCCGACCACCCCGCCTGGTTCCACCACAAGGCCGCCTACTACTGCTTCAACTACACCATCgagctcatcgtcgtcttcacctACGCCCTGTCGCGCTTCGACCGCCGCTTCTGGATCCCCAACGGCAGCTGCAAGCCCGGCGACTACtcgcgtggcggcgacggcagtggtgacaacaacaacaacgacaaggacgccgtcgaggagggcttCCGCCTcagcgccgagcagcagggccaaGAGGACCGCGAGCGCGACTGGGAGGCCCGAGCCAAGGCCGAGACGGAAAGGGGCATGCCCTCGTGA
- the PPH1 gene encoding Protein-serine/threonine phosphatase (EggNog:ENOG503NU6N~COG:T), which produces MDTNMEDVGRAPADVSPVQNEPASIPTLDGWIESLMNCKQLAEADVQRLCDKAREVLQEESNVQPVKCPVTVCGDIHGQFHDLMELFKIGGPNPDTNYLFMGDYVDRGYYSVETVTLLVALKIRYPQRITILRGNHESRQITQVYGFYDECLRKYGNANVWKYFTDLFDYLPLTALIDNQIFCLHGGLSPSIDTLDNIRALDRIQEVPHEGPMCDLLWSDPDDRCGWGISPRGAGYTFGQDISEAFNHNNGLTLIARAHQLVMEGYNWSQDRNVVTIFSAPNYCYRCGNQAAIMEIDEHLKYTFLQFDPCPRAGEPMVSRRTPDYFL; this is translated from the exons ATGGACACCAACATGGAGGACGTCGGAAGGGCACCCGCCGACGTGTCGCCCGTCCAGAACGAGCCCGCCTCGATCCCCACACTCGACGGCTGGATCGAGAGCTTGATGAACTGCAAACAGCTGGCAGAGGCCGACGTCCAGAGACTTTGCGATAAG GCACGCGAGGTTCTGCAAGAGGAGTCCAATGTGCAGCCCGTG AAATGTCCCGTCACCGTCTGCGGCGACATCCACGGTCAGTTCCACGACCTGATGGAGCTCTTCAAGATTGGTGGTCCCAACCCAGACACCAACTACCTCTTCATGG GTGACTACGTCGACAGAGGCTACTACTCGGTCGAGACGGTcaccctcctcgtcgctctcaaGATCCGATACCCCCAACGCATCACCATCCTCCGAGGAAACCACGAATCCCGGCAAATCACGCAGGTCTACGGCTTCTACGACGAGTGCCTGCGCAAGTACGGAAACGCAAACGTGTGGAAATACTTCACTGACCTCTTCGACTACCTGCCACTCAccgccctcatcgacaacCAGATCTTCTGCCTACACGGCGGCCTGTCGCCCAGCATCGACACGCTCGACAACATCCGCGCCCTTGACCGCATCCAGGAGGTCCCTCACGAAGGCCCCATGTGCGACCTGCTGTGGTCCGATCCCGACGACCGTTGCGGCTGGGGTATCTCACCCCGTGGTGCGGGCTACACGTTTGGCCAGGACATCTCGGAGGCGTTCAACCACAACAACGGTCTGACATTGATTGCCAGGGCGCATCAGCTCGTCATGGAGGGCTACAACTGGTCCCAGGATCGCAACGTGGTGACCATCTTCTCTG CTCCCAACTACTGCTACCGGTGCGGTAACCAAgccgccatcatggagaTTGACGAGCACCTGAAATACACCTT CCTGCAATTTGACCCCTGCCCGAGAGCGGGCGAACCCATGGTCTCCAGAC GAACGCCGGATTACTTCCTCTAA